CCTTGGCCTTCCAGGCCTTGACGATCTTGAGCTTGTCCAGGGGTGAGACGCGGGCGTAGACCGAGACCTTCTCGACCACGGCGGCCAGCTCCTCCTGACCCATGCGCTCCAGCTCGTTGCCGTCGAGCACGCGGTCGCCGTCGCGGAAGATGCCCACCTCGCGGGCCACGGCCAGGGCGGTGAGCCGGTGGTCGCCGGTGATCATCACCGGTCGGATGTGGACCCGGCGGCAGACCGCCACGGCCTCGACCGCCTCGGGCCGCGGCGGGTCCATCATGCCCGCCAGCCCCAGGAAGACCATGTCCCGCTCGATATCCTCCTCGGTGCAGGCGTCATGGTCCGGGGTTTCCCGACAGGCCAGGGCCAGCACGCGCAGGCCCGAGAGGGCCATGTCCTCGGCGGCCTTGAGAAACGAGGCCCGCGGTCCGGTCGTCAGGGGTTCGCGGCGAACGCCGCGCAGCACGTGAGCGCAGCGTTCGAGCACCACTTCGGGGGCGCCCTTCATGAAGGCCCGGCGGCCGCCCCCGGGCATGTCGTGCAGGGTGGTCATGCGCTTGCGCTCGGAACTGAAGGGCAGTTCCTCCACGCGCGGGTGGTCCGCGCGGGTCCGGTCCTTGGGCAGGCCCGCCTTGACCGCCGCCACCACCAGGGCGGCCTCGGTGGGATCGCCCGTGATGGCCCATGTCCCGTCGCGCTCCTCGATGTCCGCGTCGTTGCAGAGCAGGCCGCCGAGCAGAAGCAGGCGCAACGCCTTCGAGCCCTCCGCTCCCCGGAGCCCGTCCTCGGGGCGGTAGCCGACCCCGGCCACGTCCACCGGGCCGTCGGGCGTGTGCAGGCGGCGCACGGTCATCTCGCCCCGGGTCAGGGTGCCGGTCTTGTCCGTGCAGATGACCGTGGTGCAGCCCAGGGTCTCCACGGCGGGCATCTTGCGCACCAGGGCGTTTTGTTTGGCCATTCGGCGCATGCCGATGGCCAGGGCTCCGGTGACGATGGCGGCCAGGGCCTCGGGGACGGCGGCCACGGCCAGGGAAATGGCGAACATGGCCACGGTGACGATGAACGCGAAATCCAGGCCGCCTTTCAGGGCCTCGCGCGCGATGCTCACCCCGGCCACCAAGGCGCAGATGGACAGGGCGATGATGCCGAGCCACCTGCCGATCTCCTCGGTGCGTTTTTCCAGGGGAGTCTTCTCGGCCTCGACCGTCGCGACCTCCCGGGCTATGGCGCCGAAGGCCGTGTTCATGCCCGTCTCCACCACCAGGGCCCGGCCGCGTCCGTAGGTCACGCTGGTTCCGGCCAGGACCATGTTCCGGCGATCTCCGATGCGCGCGGCCTCGGGCAACGGCGCGGCGTTCTTGCCCACGGGAGCGGATTCCCCGGTGAGCGCGGCCTCGTCGCAGCGCAAGCCATGCGCTTCCAGTATCCGGGAGTCGGCGGGGATTCGGTCCCCGGCCTTCAGGAGCAGGATGTCACCGGGCACGAGAGCGCGGGAGTCGACTTCCACCTCGCGGCCGCCGCGCAGTGTGGCGATGGTCGGCGAGAGCATGCCCTTGAGCGCCTCCAGGGCCTTTTCCGCCCGGTACTCCTGGGTGAAGCCGAGCACGGCGCAGGAGAGCACGATGACGCCGATGATGGCCGCGTCCGCCACCTCGCCCACCAGGGCCGAGAGGATGATGGCCGCCATGAGGATGACCATGAGGGTGTTCTTGAACTGGCCGAGGAACAGGGCCAGGGGGGCGGCGCGTTCGGCCCGCGCCGGTTCATTGGGGCCGGATGCCGCCAGGCGTACCGCCGCCTCCCCGGGGGACAGCCCGAGCGAGGGGTCCACGGAGAGCCTGCCGAGGGCGGCCTCCACATCGAGGGAATGCCAGGGAATCCGCGACATGGTCCCAAGATATATCCGGGAGAGGAGGAGGCGTCCAGGAGCGGTTCGACAGTGGAACCGTCGCTGGGGACGGCTCCCGTCAGGGCAGGGCGCGTTCCGGCAGGCGGCCCTCGGCCAGGGTTTCGGCCCGCTGCTTGAGGGCCTGGTTCATGGCCCGGTACGCGCCCATGACCTCGGACTGGAGCATGCGGATGAACACCGGCACGAGCATGCCGCCGAAGGTCTCGCCGTGCACGAAGCGGGTCTTGTTGGGGGCCAGGGGCTCGACGATGAAGAAATGCTCGATGTCCATGAGCAGGGGCACGAGCAGGCTGCCGATCCAGCGCAGCTCGTAGTCCGGCTCCACCTGCACCAGGGTGGCCGTGGCCTTCATGCCGATGCCCGAGGGCGTGCTGAAGGCCAGCCGGAGCTTGCCGCCGACCCGGAGTTCGCCCTGGGCCTCGCGGATGAAGGGATTCCACTCCGGGAACATGGGGAAGTCCGTGAGCACGCGCCAGACGAGGCTCGGCGCGGCGTGGATCTCGTTTTCCGTGATGAGCGCGCGGGGCATGCCGCCTCCTTGTCCGGTTTCAGGCCACCAGGGTCAGGCTCTGGCCCGTGAGCCCGCGCAGGACCCCGGCCGAGACGCTGCCCAGCAGAAAACGCCGCAGGCCGCTTTGGCCCCTGCGGCCCATGATGATCTTGCCGACCTCCTCGCGCAGGGCCAGGTCGAGGATGTCCCGGGCCGTGCCCTTGGCCCCCCGGACCAGGAGCAGGGGCACGTCCTCGTCCAGACCAGCCAGGCCCTTGGCCTCGCGCCAGCGCTTCTCCGCGTCGCCGGAGCCGTTTTCCAGGATGTGCGCGAAGGTCAGGCGGCATCCCGGGGCGCCGTAGTAGGCGTGGACCACGTAGCGCAGGGCCAGCAGCGAGGTGGGCGAGAAGTCGAAGGGCACCAGGATGCGGTCCTGGGCCGGGTGCGGGCCGATGACCCCGCTGATGCCGTCGTGGGCCAGGAGCACGCGTTCGGTCCAGGCGGCTCCCGGGTCCCGGCAGAGCAAAACCACGCCGAAGCCCCCGGCTTCGGCCTCGTCCAGGATGAGGTTTTCCGGTCCGCCGCGCAGGGTGCGATCCTTGAAGCGCAGGCGTCCGGGGTCGAAGCCGAGCCGGCGCCAGGCCTCGCGGGCCCATTGGCGGAAGGAGTCCCGGGCCAGGGCGAAGGCCACGTCGCCGCCCTCGGGGTGGAGGAAGAGCAGGGTGGCCGTGAGGTCGTCCCGGGCCGGGATGCGTTCGCGCCAGTAGGACCGCAGCAGTTCCAGATCCGCGATGGAGGTCACGGCCACCAGGGTCCTGAAGGCGTTGCGGTTGAGGAAGGAGTATTCCAGGTCCACGCGCTTGCGTTGCGGCTCGGGGCGGCGCACGCAGTTGAGGCCCTTGTCCAGGACGATGCGCTTGAGGCACTCGAAGCAGTCGATGCAGGCGTTCACGGGCACGCCTTCGCGGGCCTTGCGCGGCCATTCGCCGTCGGCCAGGAGGGGGCGGCCCAGGCCGATGAGGTCGGCCTCGCCCGCGGCCAGGATGCGCCCGGCCAGGGCCGGGGTGAGGATTTTCCCGGCCGTGATCACCGGGACCCTGACCCGGGCCTTGAGCGCGGCCGAGTCCTCGCGCAGGTAGCCGGGCCGCGCCGTGCGCCGCCGCACCTCGGGATTGAAGATGGAGTTGTACGTCCCGGCCGAGACCGAGAAGTAGGACGCGCCCTCCTTTTCCAGCATGGCCGCGAAGTCCAGGGCCTCGGGCAGGTCCACGCCGTCGGGGGTCCACTCCCGGGTGAGCAGGCGGAAGCCCACGGGGAAGTCCGGAGGCACGGCGGCGCGCACGGCCCGGAAAACCTCAAGGGGAAAGGACGCCCGCCGGACCAGGGGCAGGACGCCGCCATAGGCCGGGCGGTTGGTGTAGGCCGAGAGGAACTGGGTCAGGAGGTAGCCGGTGGCCCCGTGCAGCTCGATCATCTCGAACCCGGCGGCCACGGCCCGGGCGGCGGCCCCGGCGAAGGCCCGGATCACCGCCGCCCGCTGTTCCCGGCTCATGCCCGACTGCCAGGAGGCGGCCTTGCGCATGACCATCCAGGTCAGGCCGAAGCGCTCCTCCAGGGGGAAGCTCTCCATGAAGGCCTTGAGCGAGGCCACGTCGAAGGCCAGATGCGAGGCGTCCATGGGCGCGGGCATGAGCGGCAGCTCGGTGCGGGCGAAGCGCCCGGCGTGGTTCAGCTGGGCGCAGGCCACGGCCCCGGCGTCGCGGATGACCTTGGCCAGGCGGGCCATGCCGGGCAGGAACTCGTCGTTGTCCAGGCGCAGGTTGTTGGGCGCGGTGACGCCGTCGCGGGCCACGGCCACGTTGCCCACCACCACCAGGCCCACGCCGCTTCCGGCCAGACGCCAGTAATGCTCCAGGAGCAGGGGGCTGACGTGGCCGTCGGGGTA
The window above is part of the Desulfovibrio aminophilus genome. Proteins encoded here:
- a CDS encoding cation-translocating P-type ATPase, which codes for MSRIPWHSLDVEAALGRLSVDPSLGLSPGEAAVRLAASGPNEPARAERAAPLALFLGQFKNTLMVILMAAIILSALVGEVADAAIIGVIVLSCAVLGFTQEYRAEKALEALKGMLSPTIATLRGGREVEVDSRALVPGDILLLKAGDRIPADSRILEAHGLRCDEAALTGESAPVGKNAAPLPEAARIGDRRNMVLAGTSVTYGRGRALVVETGMNTAFGAIAREVATVEAEKTPLEKRTEEIGRWLGIIALSICALVAGVSIAREALKGGLDFAFIVTVAMFAISLAVAAVPEALAAIVTGALAIGMRRMAKQNALVRKMPAVETLGCTTVICTDKTGTLTRGEMTVRRLHTPDGPVDVAGVGYRPEDGLRGAEGSKALRLLLLGGLLCNDADIEERDGTWAITGDPTEAALVVAAVKAGLPKDRTRADHPRVEELPFSSERKRMTTLHDMPGGGRRAFMKGAPEVVLERCAHVLRGVRREPLTTGPRASFLKAAEDMALSGLRVLALACRETPDHDACTEEDIERDMVFLGLAGMMDPPRPEAVEAVAVCRRVHIRPVMITGDHRLTALAVAREVGIFRDGDRVLDGNELERMGQEELAAVVEKVSVYARVSPLDKLKIVKAWKAKGQVVAMTGDGVNDAPALKHADIGVAMGLSGAEVAREAADMVLLDDNFASIVAAIELGRWIYDNIKKYLTYLLRCNITEVAVIGGAVLVLGPDHLPLLPAAILYINLATDGLPALALGVAPPDPDLMERPPRDPKESVFSWDVKAFAALALGIEIPFFLFLFFHDMRDITHARTEMFFLFTIVELVIALNFRSMRHGFLAAPPHKWLLLAIGWEIVLVVALIQIPAVRDAFGIALPTMADLDLILIFSALVFLSMEGVKALIRWKMTPPKT
- a CDS encoding universal stress protein; protein product: MTGSASDSPAGGAALLFEPCSFAGRRLKNRLAALPLFTGYAYPDGHVSPLLLEHYWRLAGSGVGLVVVGNVAVARDGVTAPNNLRLDNDEFLPGMARLAKVIRDAGAVACAQLNHAGRFARTELPLMPAPMDASHLAFDVASLKAFMESFPLEERFGLTWMVMRKAASWQSGMSREQRAAVIRAFAGAAARAVAAGFEMIELHGATGYLLTQFLSAYTNRPAYGGVLPLVRRASFPLEVFRAVRAAVPPDFPVGFRLLTREWTPDGVDLPEALDFAAMLEKEGASYFSVSAGTYNSIFNPEVRRRTARPGYLREDSAALKARVRVPVITAGKILTPALAGRILAAGEADLIGLGRPLLADGEWPRKAREGVPVNACIDCFECLKRIVLDKGLNCVRRPEPQRKRVDLEYSFLNRNAFRTLVAVTSIADLELLRSYWRERIPARDDLTATLLFLHPEGGDVAFALARDSFRQWAREAWRRLGFDPGRLRFKDRTLRGGPENLILDEAEAGGFGVVLLCRDPGAAWTERVLLAHDGISGVIGPHPAQDRILVPFDFSPTSLLALRYVVHAYYGAPGCRLTFAHILENGSGDAEKRWREAKGLAGLDEDVPLLLVRGAKGTARDILDLALREEVGKIIMGRRGQSGLRRFLLGSVSAGVLRGLTGQSLTLVA
- a CDS encoding SRPBCC domain-containing protein codes for the protein MPRALITENEIHAAPSLVWRVLTDFPMFPEWNPFIREAQGELRVGGKLRLAFSTPSGIGMKATATLVQVEPDYELRWIGSLLVPLLMDIEHFFIVEPLAPNKTRFVHGETFGGMLVPVFIRMLQSEVMGAYRAMNQALKQRAETLAEGRLPERALP